In Micromonospora sp. NBC_01813, the following are encoded in one genomic region:
- a CDS encoding dihydrolipoyl dehydrogenase family protein yields MREPQQVDVVVVGLGVGGEEVAGRLAQAGLTVVGVERRLVGGECPYWGCVPSKMMIRAANALAEGRRIADLAGTADVRPDWTPVARRIRDEATADWTDTAAVDRLTNKGVRVLHGTARLTGPGRVDVDGQEFTARRGVVIATGTVAAVPPIDGLAGTPYWTNKEAIEVAELPESLVVLGGGAIGLELAQVFARFGVRVTIVEPGERVLSREEPESSALAERVLGTDGVRIRLGSRAEWIEHHDDTFAVHLSKGGPESGQRLLVATGRRGDLGSLGLDTVGLDPASRYLPVDDRMRVGDGMWAVGDIAGHGAFTHLAMYQADVAIRDILDQGGPAAEYRAVPRVTFTDPEIGAVGLTEQQAREQGIDVAVAVTEVPDSSRGWIHGPGNDGFIKLVADVDRGVLVGATSAGPTGGEVLGALAVAVHGEVPLTSLRHMIYAYPTVHRAIQSAVAQLT; encoded by the coding sequence ATGCGTGAGCCGCAGCAGGTGGACGTCGTGGTCGTCGGGCTCGGAGTCGGTGGCGAGGAGGTCGCCGGCCGGCTCGCCCAGGCCGGGCTGACCGTCGTCGGCGTCGAACGGCGACTGGTCGGCGGCGAATGCCCCTACTGGGGCTGCGTGCCCAGCAAGATGATGATCCGGGCCGCGAACGCGCTCGCCGAGGGCCGCCGGATCGCCGACCTGGCCGGCACCGCCGACGTCCGTCCAGACTGGACACCGGTGGCGCGGCGGATCCGCGACGAGGCCACCGCCGACTGGACCGACACCGCCGCCGTGGACCGGCTCACCAACAAAGGGGTACGCGTACTGCACGGCACCGCCCGGCTCACCGGCCCAGGCAGGGTCGACGTCGACGGGCAGGAGTTCACCGCCCGCCGGGGCGTGGTGATCGCCACCGGCACCGTCGCGGCGGTGCCGCCGATCGACGGGCTCGCCGGCACCCCGTACTGGACCAACAAGGAAGCGATCGAGGTCGCCGAGCTGCCCGAGTCGCTGGTGGTGCTCGGCGGCGGGGCGATCGGGCTGGAGCTGGCCCAGGTCTTCGCCCGGTTCGGCGTACGGGTGACCATCGTCGAGCCCGGCGAGCGGGTGCTCTCCCGCGAGGAGCCGGAATCCTCCGCGCTGGCCGAGCGGGTGCTCGGCACCGACGGAGTCCGGATCCGGCTCGGCAGCCGCGCCGAATGGATCGAGCACCACGACGACACGTTCGCCGTACACCTGTCGAAGGGCGGCCCGGAGAGCGGGCAGCGGCTGCTGGTCGCCACCGGCCGCCGCGGTGACCTGGGCAGCCTCGGCCTGGACACGGTCGGGCTCGACCCGGCCAGCCGCTACCTGCCGGTCGACGACCGGATGCGGGTCGGCGACGGGATGTGGGCGGTCGGCGACATCGCCGGCCACGGTGCCTTCACCCACCTCGCCATGTACCAGGCGGACGTGGCGATCCGCGACATCCTCGACCAGGGCGGGCCGGCGGCCGAGTACCGGGCGGTGCCCCGGGTCACCTTCACCGACCCGGAGATCGGCGCGGTGGGCCTGACCGAGCAGCAGGCCCGCGAGCAGGGCATCGACGTCGCGGTGGCGGTGACCGAGGTGCCGGACTCGTCACGGGGCTGGATCCACGGGCCGGGCAACGACGGCTTCATCAAGCTGGTCGCCGACGTCGACCGGGGCGTGCTGGTCGGGGCGACGTCGGCCGGCCCGACCGGCGGCGAGGTGCTCGGCGCACTCGCCGTCGCGGTGCACGGCGAGGTGCCGCTGACCAGCCTGCGGCACATGATCTACGCGTACCCGACGGTGCACCGCGCCATCCAGTCCGCCGTAGCGCAACTCACCTGA
- a CDS encoding glycoside hydrolase family 1 protein codes for MRRFPDNFLFGVATSGHQTEGDNTGSDTWFLENVAPTVFAERSGRACNSWELWREDLDLVQAMGLGAFRFSVEWARVEPEEGTFSSEALDHYAAIVDSCSQRGLAAVVTLNHMTCPHWFAARGGWLDPAAPELFARYCDQVMRHFGDRIAVAVTLNEPNLPQLLSWADMPESARKLERATLEAASAAAGVPRYRVSTMMLPEDFDAMRDGMTAGHLAARTALKARRPDLPVGLSMAMVDDRVAGDDATLRDRKRDEVYDHWLRLARDDDFIGIQNYESAVYDANGLLPPPPQATLHQLGSAIDPAALGGAVRYAYEVSGVPVFVTEHGVGVDDDALRAAFVEPSLAGLLDAIDDGVPVLGYCHWTLLDNFEWAAGYRFRFGLHTVDRETFARTPKPSTTRYAAIATSRSVP; via the coding sequence ATGAGGCGCTTTCCTGACAACTTTCTCTTCGGTGTCGCCACCTCAGGCCACCAGACCGAGGGAGACAACACCGGCAGCGACACCTGGTTCCTGGAGAACGTCGCGCCGACGGTCTTCGCCGAACGCTCCGGCCGGGCCTGCAACAGCTGGGAACTGTGGCGGGAAGACCTGGATCTGGTGCAGGCGATGGGGCTGGGCGCGTTCCGGTTCTCCGTGGAGTGGGCCAGGGTCGAGCCCGAGGAAGGCACCTTCTCCAGCGAGGCGTTGGACCACTACGCCGCTATCGTCGACAGCTGCTCGCAGCGGGGCCTGGCTGCGGTGGTGACGCTCAACCACATGACCTGTCCACACTGGTTCGCCGCGCGCGGTGGCTGGCTGGACCCCGCCGCGCCCGAGTTGTTCGCCCGCTACTGCGACCAGGTGATGCGCCACTTCGGTGACCGGATCGCGGTGGCCGTCACCCTCAACGAGCCGAACCTGCCGCAGCTTCTCTCCTGGGCGGACATGCCCGAGTCGGCCCGGAAGTTGGAACGGGCCACCCTGGAGGCGGCCAGCGCCGCCGCCGGCGTGCCCCGCTACCGGGTCAGCACCATGATGCTGCCGGAGGACTTCGACGCGATGCGCGACGGCATGACGGCGGGCCATCTCGCCGCCCGTACGGCGCTGAAGGCCAGGCGGCCCGACTTGCCGGTGGGGCTCTCCATGGCCATGGTGGACGACCGGGTGGCCGGCGACGATGCGACGCTGCGCGACCGCAAGCGCGACGAGGTGTACGACCACTGGTTGCGGCTGGCCCGCGACGACGACTTCATCGGCATCCAGAACTACGAGAGCGCGGTCTACGACGCCAACGGACTGTTGCCGCCACCGCCGCAGGCCACCCTCCACCAACTGGGCTCGGCGATCGACCCGGCGGCGCTCGGTGGCGCGGTGCGGTACGCGTACGAGGTCAGCGGGGTGCCGGTCTTCGTGACCGAGCATGGCGTCGGCGTCGACGACGACGCCCTGCGGGCGGCCTTCGTCGAACCGTCGCTGGCCGGGCTGCTCGACGCGATCGACGACGGCGTGCCGGTGCTCGGTTACTGCCACTGGACCCTGCTGGACAACTTCGAGTGGGCCGCCGGCTACCGCTTCCGTTTCGGCCTGCACACCGTGGACCGGGAGACGTTCGCCCGTACCCCCAAGCCGAGCACCACCAGGTACGCCGCCATCGCGACCAGCCGGTCCGTGCCCTGA
- a CDS encoding HAD family hydrolase → MLLDFDGVMFNVKDALGPDTREEAIVTLLADRDHRPRPVPITSAWFGVHQTLEYLAEREPDVAAEAEAVVSALELDAALTARPAEGLPELLGACEASGRQVAVISDLAEPAVLATLRAHGMNGRIAAVAARQGLDLVFRHAGRPAGRAAELLGVDVTECLVVSGNARMLRAARDIGAVSLGCECGRDRRKHLAGTEIPVVSSITTLTRALLN, encoded by the coding sequence GTGCTGCTCGACTTCGACGGTGTGATGTTCAACGTGAAGGACGCGCTCGGCCCCGACACCCGGGAGGAGGCGATCGTGACGTTGCTGGCGGACCGGGACCACCGTCCACGGCCGGTGCCGATCACCTCCGCCTGGTTCGGCGTGCACCAGACCCTGGAGTATCTCGCGGAGCGTGAGCCCGATGTTGCCGCCGAGGCGGAAGCGGTGGTGTCGGCACTTGAACTGGATGCTGCCCTCACCGCACGCCCCGCCGAAGGTCTGCCGGAGCTCCTCGGCGCGTGCGAGGCCAGCGGACGTCAGGTGGCAGTGATCAGCGACCTGGCCGAGCCTGCTGTACTCGCGACGCTGCGAGCGCACGGGATGAACGGACGTATTGCCGCAGTCGCTGCCCGGCAAGGACTCGACCTGGTGTTCCGCCACGCCGGACGTCCAGCTGGACGCGCTGCTGAGCTGCTCGGCGTCGACGTGACTGAGTGCCTCGTGGTGAGCGGGAATGCTCGGATGCTCCGCGCCGCCCGCGACATAGGTGCCGTCAGCCTTGGCTGCGAATGCGGGCGGGACCGGCGCAAACATCTCGCGGGGACAGAGATACCCGTCGTCTCCAGCATCACCACCCTGACCCGGGCGCTGCTCAACTGA
- a CDS encoding GIY-YIG nuclease family protein: MAIPEMRPGDGPADRPLVDEALRLLSGSPVGLDVATGRLSRGSGVYAWWAAPSILPDLPGPPNGSVPSLRMLYLGRATSLRGRILRNHLRRSGSSTLRRTLAGLLVSEGFRTTWTDRVVLIPEDEARLTAWMSANLRLTWAEYAEPAGIEAELVRRLHPPLNVHGVDPEHLQPAVVAAKSSYNSGSMAGSELPAVVAVAQGTDHALQDPERG, translated from the coding sequence ATGGCCATTCCTGAGATGCGACCTGGTGACGGCCCGGCCGACAGGCCTCTGGTCGACGAGGCCCTGCGGCTGCTCTCCGGATCGCCGGTCGGACTCGACGTCGCCACCGGGCGGCTGAGCCGTGGCAGCGGCGTCTACGCCTGGTGGGCTGCGCCTTCGATCCTTCCCGACCTTCCGGGGCCGCCGAACGGGAGCGTCCCGTCGCTGCGGATGCTGTATCTCGGGCGGGCGACCAGCCTGCGCGGCCGGATCCTGCGCAACCATCTGCGGCGTTCGGGCAGTTCGACCCTGCGTCGTACGTTGGCCGGGCTCCTGGTGTCCGAGGGCTTCCGGACGACCTGGACCGACCGGGTCGTCCTGATTCCTGAGGATGAGGCGCGGCTGACCGCGTGGATGTCCGCGAACCTGCGTCTGACCTGGGCGGAGTACGCGGAGCCGGCGGGCATCGAAGCCGAGCTTGTCCGGCGGCTGCACCCGCCGCTCAACGTCCACGGCGTCGACCCCGAGCACCTCCAACCGGCCGTGGTAGCCGCTAAGAGCTCGTACAACTCCGGCAGCATGGCGGGGAGCGAACTACCCGCCGTCGTTGCCGTCGCGCAGGGAACGGACCATGCTCTGCAGGATCCGGAGCGCGGCTGA
- a CDS encoding MarR family winged helix-turn-helix transcriptional regulator produces MSQDGVGVDLETSLGYLLKEASSALRQAMEEVLRPLGMSVTRYSCLELLAQRPGLSNSELARGAFVTRQSMNVLLQALEREGYVTRPAEAPVGKVLPTRLTPRGRRSLEKATVAVRSVEVRMLAGLTETEQSAALRILQSMVRSLRDGNDGG; encoded by the coding sequence ATGAGTCAAGACGGGGTGGGCGTCGACCTGGAGACGTCCCTGGGCTACCTGCTGAAAGAGGCATCGAGCGCACTGCGCCAAGCCATGGAGGAGGTGCTGCGGCCGCTCGGGATGAGCGTGACGCGCTACTCGTGCCTCGAGTTGCTGGCTCAACGACCCGGCTTGTCGAACTCCGAGCTCGCGCGGGGCGCGTTCGTGACCCGGCAGTCGATGAACGTGCTGCTCCAAGCCCTGGAGCGCGAGGGCTACGTGACCCGGCCGGCGGAGGCGCCCGTCGGGAAGGTCCTCCCCACCCGGCTCACGCCCCGCGGTCGGCGGAGTCTCGAGAAGGCGACCGTGGCGGTCCGGTCGGTCGAGGTCAGGATGCTGGCCGGCCTGACCGAGACCGAGCAGTCAGCCGCGCTCCGGATCCTGCAGAGCATGGTCCGTTCCCTGCGCGACGGCAACGACGGCGGGTAG
- a CDS encoding VOC family protein: MPVTGPDFISLQARDLDASQAFYEQYLGLVRSPAGPPHAVVFETKPIAFALRDIVPGTDLASVAQPGIGAAIWLHATDVQAIHDALVADGHPIVSAPIDGPFGRTFTFADPDGYQVTLHDRA, encoded by the coding sequence ATGCCCGTCACCGGCCCCGACTTCATCTCGCTGCAAGCGCGCGACCTCGACGCCTCACAGGCGTTCTACGAGCAGTACCTCGGCCTCGTACGCTCGCCGGCCGGACCTCCGCACGCCGTCGTCTTCGAGACGAAGCCCATCGCCTTCGCGCTGCGCGACATCGTTCCCGGCACCGACCTCGCATCCGTCGCCCAGCCCGGCATCGGTGCCGCGATCTGGCTCCACGCCACCGACGTACAGGCCATTCACGATGCTCTCGTCGCCGACGGCCACCCCATCGTCTCCGCGCCGATCGACGGCCCCTTCGGTCGGACGTTCACCTTCGCCGACCCCGACGGCTACCAGGTCACCCTCCACGACCGCGCCTGA
- a CDS encoding TetR/AcrR family transcriptional regulator has product MSPRPPASERLDRDEVLSTALAIADADGLDAVTLRRVAAAWNVTPMALYWHFKDKDALLDALVERILGELDLTASDEADLRTVLTALLRVLRAHPALAEITPIRLMRTDAGIDLAERVVALLRTDGHSPVAAAQLSIILLNALIGLVIRQPGDPAATDPALRESLLTAKRARLKSLPPQDYPHLTETADFFLGLPDEQEYYERGLTMLLDGVRPT; this is encoded by the coding sequence ATGTCACCCCGGCCACCTGCCTCCGAGCGACTCGACCGCGACGAGGTCCTGTCCACCGCCCTCGCCATCGCCGACGCCGACGGACTCGACGCCGTCACGCTGCGCCGGGTCGCCGCCGCCTGGAACGTCACACCCATGGCGCTGTACTGGCACTTCAAGGACAAGGACGCCCTGCTCGACGCGCTGGTCGAACGGATCCTCGGCGAGCTGGACCTGACCGCCAGCGACGAGGCCGACCTGCGTACCGTGCTGACGGCCCTGCTGCGCGTCCTGCGCGCGCACCCCGCCCTCGCCGAGATCACGCCGATCCGCTTGATGCGCACGGACGCCGGCATCGATCTGGCCGAGCGGGTCGTCGCGCTGCTGCGCACCGATGGGCACTCGCCGGTGGCCGCCGCCCAGCTGAGCATCATCCTGCTCAACGCGCTGATCGGGTTGGTGATCCGCCAGCCGGGTGACCCGGCTGCCACCGATCCGGCCCTGCGGGAGTCCCTGCTCACGGCCAAGCGCGCGCGGCTGAAGTCACTACCCCCGCAGGACTACCCCCACCTGACCGAGACCGCCGACTTCTTCCTCGGCCTGCCCGACGAGCAGGAGTACTACGAGCGAGGTCTGACCATGCTCCTCGACGGGGTACGTCCCACCTGA
- a CDS encoding SDR family NAD(P)-dependent oxidoreductase, protein MTHTIVMTGATRGFGRVAVKRILEGDPRAHLVLLARGAAGTELAAQLGQGGRAVTSIPTDLLSLGSVRAAADQLAQRLDTGDLPPLRGFVGNAGLLYTNNVTESPDGFEATFAVNVLANHVLLRLLQDRFTAPSRIVITVSDAHFGDFRHNAGMLPAPSWQDPASLARIRAFPKPDTVTAGATAYSTSKLAAIYLIHEYARRFPQGVDILAYNPGFVPGTGLSREAGAAVRFVGRRIMPLMTLTPFASSQKNAGRHLADVALGRVPAPSGSYVDRTREVPSSKESYDPDRERQLWETVEDLCLSTAPPLAHHRAG, encoded by the coding sequence GTGACCCACACCATTGTCATGACCGGCGCGACTCGAGGGTTCGGCCGGGTCGCCGTCAAGCGCATCCTCGAAGGCGATCCCCGGGCGCACCTCGTACTCCTCGCCCGTGGCGCCGCGGGAACTGAGCTCGCCGCTCAGCTCGGCCAGGGTGGGCGCGCCGTCACATCGATCCCGACGGACCTGTTGTCACTTGGCAGCGTCCGTGCGGCGGCTGACCAGTTGGCCCAACGGCTCGACACGGGGGATCTGCCACCGCTGCGTGGATTCGTCGGCAACGCCGGCCTGCTCTACACCAACAACGTCACGGAGAGCCCGGACGGCTTCGAGGCGACATTCGCCGTGAACGTCCTCGCCAATCACGTCCTGCTCCGCCTTCTGCAGGACCGATTCACGGCACCGTCACGGATCGTCATCACCGTCAGCGACGCCCACTTCGGCGACTTTCGCCACAACGCGGGAATGCTGCCCGCGCCGTCATGGCAGGACCCGGCCAGCCTGGCCCGCATCCGCGCGTTCCCGAAGCCGGACACCGTCACAGCGGGAGCGACCGCGTACTCCACCAGCAAACTCGCCGCGATATACCTCATCCACGAGTACGCACGACGTTTTCCGCAGGGCGTCGATATTCTCGCCTACAACCCCGGGTTCGTGCCCGGCACCGGCCTGAGTCGCGAAGCAGGCGCAGCCGTCCGGTTCGTGGGGCGACGGATCATGCCGCTGATGACGCTGACCCCGTTCGCCTCGAGTCAGAAGAACGCCGGCCGACACCTCGCCGACGTCGCGCTCGGACGCGTCCCGGCACCTTCCGGGTCCTACGTCGACCGCACCCGAGAAGTCCCCTCGTCGAAGGAGTCCTACGACCCCGATCGTGAACGACAGCTCTGGGAAACGGTAGAGGACCTGTGTCTCTCGACCGCCCCACCTCTCGCGCATCATCGAGCGGGTTGA
- a CDS encoding transcriptional regulator: MTADINTPDPTDHPATGLDEVVHQRVRLGILAIAHEARRVEFGYLRIHLDLTAGNLSKHLSVLETAGLVEIEKGYEGKRARTWITLTTAGSAALAEEIGHLKMLIARVETTTEVQ, from the coding sequence ATGACCGCCGACATCAATACCCCGGACCCGACCGACCACCCGGCCACCGGCCTCGATGAGGTCGTGCACCAGCGGGTGCGGCTGGGCATTCTCGCGATCGCGCACGAGGCTCGGCGGGTCGAATTCGGCTACCTGCGTATCCATCTCGACCTGACCGCCGGCAACCTCTCCAAACACTTGAGCGTGCTGGAGACGGCCGGCCTGGTCGAGATCGAGAAGGGCTACGAGGGCAAGCGCGCCCGCACCTGGATCACCCTCACCACCGCCGGAAGCGCTGCCCTGGCCGAGGAGATCGGCCACCTCAAGATGCTGATCGCCCGCGTCGAAACCACCACCGAGGTCCAGTGA
- a CDS encoding maleylpyruvate isomerase N-terminal domain-containing protein, with translation MDNRDVDQAVAEMVRVLTPHESADWRRPAGTLDWSCWETAAHVAHDLLAYAGQLAARPDSAYLPFDLVVRDDASPRDLLRTVTGAGRLLSTVLAASDPSVRAWHWGPTDPSGFAALGVNETLVHTHDITEGLGIHWHPPRSLCEAVLTRLFPDAPAGDPIQVLLWSTGRTDLSGRPRPTSWVLKAAIE, from the coding sequence ATGGACAACCGTGATGTCGACCAAGCCGTGGCCGAGATGGTGCGGGTGCTGACACCGCACGAGTCGGCGGACTGGCGACGCCCGGCCGGGACGCTCGACTGGAGCTGCTGGGAGACAGCCGCCCATGTCGCGCATGACCTCCTCGCGTACGCCGGGCAACTCGCCGCCCGACCTGACTCCGCGTACCTCCCGTTCGACCTGGTGGTACGCGACGACGCGTCGCCCCGCGATCTGCTGCGAACAGTCACCGGCGCGGGAAGGTTGTTGAGCACCGTGTTGGCCGCGTCCGACCCGTCGGTACGGGCCTGGCACTGGGGGCCGACCGACCCGAGCGGCTTCGCGGCGCTGGGCGTGAACGAGACGCTGGTGCACACCCACGACATCACCGAAGGGCTCGGCATCCACTGGCATCCGCCGAGATCACTCTGCGAAGCCGTGCTGACCCGGCTCTTCCCTGACGCTCCGGCCGGCGATCCGATCCAGGTGCTCCTCTGGTCCACCGGGCGCACTGACCTCTCCGGCCGTCCTCGACCCACCTCCTGGGTCTTGAAAGCAGCGATCGAATAG
- a CDS encoding MerR family transcriptional regulator: protein MYPSLTPPRQVKIGDAAAFAGVTPRAIRHYHEIGLLPEPERGGDGRRRYGYDDMIRLLWIRKMADAGISLDDMRAAFGEARDEAGDEALDQAPDQAPDIESVLSRLEETLAAQEAAIKRRRAAVQRLQAVGSPLGLLSELVTDRLSHLPPGALRPSDLDALLVTERIFGPLGAAIQAGTFIVLATHPDLRAEEDRLEAAEAALDDGVEPDDPRVEELAVQRCAHQMALNQAIEASGLDAAEERLFEIYDADLKGEEATKRMSAATAITKMPYDFSPARMRCLELAGRLVGEALADAHSADS, encoded by the coding sequence ATGTACCCCTCCCTCACGCCTCCCCGGCAGGTCAAGATCGGTGATGCCGCTGCGTTCGCCGGGGTCACCCCACGCGCCATCCGCCACTACCACGAGATCGGTCTGCTGCCGGAGCCCGAGCGCGGCGGGGACGGCCGCCGCCGCTACGGCTATGACGACATGATCCGCCTGCTGTGGATCCGCAAGATGGCTGATGCCGGTATCAGCCTGGACGACATGCGGGCCGCCTTCGGCGAAGCCCGGGACGAAGCTGGAGACGAAGCCCTGGACCAAGCCCCGGACCAGGCCCCGGACATCGAGTCGGTCCTGAGCAGGCTGGAGGAAACCTTGGCGGCGCAGGAGGCCGCCATCAAACGTCGGCGCGCGGCTGTCCAGCGCCTGCAGGCGGTAGGCAGCCCGCTGGGGCTGCTCTCCGAACTGGTCACGGACCGGCTCAGCCACCTGCCCCCGGGCGCGTTGCGCCCCTCCGATCTGGACGCCCTGCTAGTCACGGAACGGATCTTCGGGCCGCTGGGCGCCGCCATCCAGGCCGGTACGTTCATCGTGCTGGCTACCCACCCCGACCTGCGGGCCGAGGAGGACCGTCTCGAGGCAGCCGAGGCCGCCCTCGACGACGGCGTCGAACCCGACGACCCGCGCGTCGAAGAGCTCGCCGTACAGCGATGCGCTCACCAGATGGCCCTGAATCAGGCCATCGAGGCATCTGGTCTCGACGCGGCTGAGGAGAGACTCTTCGAGATCTACGACGCCGACCTGAAAGGGGAGGAGGCCACAAAAAGGATGAGCGCCGCCACAGCGATCACCAAGATGCCTTACGACTTCTCTCCTGCCCGGATGCGCTGCCTGGAACTCGCCGGACGCCTCGTCGGCGAGGCCCTTGCCGACGCACACTCCGCGGACAGCTGA